Sequence from the Christiangramia fulva genome:
TAAATATTTAGATTATTCCAGCCAGGATTGAAGGCACTTATCACTACATCATTACCTTTCAGGACTTCGACTAACTTCTCCGTTTGCTTAACGTCAATTGCCGAGGTTCTTAAAAGCGCACTATTAGCAGAAATTTTTTTTATGTTTCTTGCTACTGCTGTGACTTGATGCCCCCTGTTCAAAGCTTCTTTCAAGACTTCTGATCCTACAAATCCCGTAGCGCCTATAATTGCAATTTTCATTTGATAATTTTTTTAATTACAGTTTCTATCCCTTGAACAGGAATCACCTTCAAAAATTTTTAATTCAGGTTTTCTTTCTTCCCAAACCTTTTCTAACGTTTCTAAAAAAGCTTCAACAGGCTGAGCTCCGGAAATAGCATATTTATCATCGAAAACAAAGAAAGGAACGCCTCGCACCCCAATATTTTGCGCTTCCATTTCATCCTGCTTCACTTCGTAAGCGAAAGCATCAGATTTCAATTTTTCTCGGACTTCTTCGCCCTTCATCCCAATAGATTCACTGATCAACGCGAGAACTTCGATATCATCAATATTCCTTGCTTCTTCAAAATGAGCTCTAAATAGTGCTTCTTCGATTTCATTGCCCAACCCTTTTGTCTTTGCCAGTTGAATGAGTTGGTGCGCCCTAAATGAATTTGCGAGAATTCCCTTTTCTATATTCAGATTTATTCCTACTTCCTCAGCCATACTAATGGCTCCATGGAACATTTGCCTTGCCTGGGCTTTGGTTACCCCTTTTATCTTAACAAAATAATCCAAAGTGCTGGTATTAGGATCTGTGTGTAAGGAAGGATCAAGCTGAAAACTTTTCCAGACGATCTCCACCTGATCTCGTTGGGGAAATTTTTCGAGTGCTGCCTCCAATTTTTTCTTTCCTATATAGCAGAAAGGACATCTAATATCTGACCAAATTTTTATTTCCATATCTATTTATTTTACTGTGTAACCCGATGCTTCAAAAAGTTGACGAATTTCTTGTTTCGCTACAACTTCTTTACTGCTAAGGGATACTTCCTTTAAATTCTCTTGTATGCTAATTTCTACGACCCTTGAATTAGGAAGCTGTTGTTGTAGGTCAACCCTTCTTCCGTGACTATTCACCGGTGATATTACCCATACCGGCTTTTGAGTAGTCACCTCTTTTACCTTTT
This genomic interval carries:
- a CDS encoding DsbA family oxidoreductase; this encodes MEIKIWSDIRCPFCYIGKKKLEAALEKFPQRDQVEIVWKSFQLDPSLHTDPNTSTLDYFVKIKGVTKAQARQMFHGAISMAEEVGINLNIEKGILANSFRAHQLIQLAKTKGLGNEIEEALFRAHFEEARNIDDIEVLALISESIGMKGEEVREKLKSDAFAYEVKQDEMEAQNIGVRGVPFFVFDDKYAISGAQPVEAFLETLEKVWEERKPELKIFEGDSCSRDRNCN